GACGAGGAGGAGATCTCCTGACAATAATCTTGCAAAACGATCTGCCTATTTCCGGCGATCTAAAGAGCTAAAAAACACACACACACAGGAGGCGACCTGGGAGCTCGATGAAAAGAAAATCGCCCAGGATGCGCGCTTTGACGGCTACTACGGCATACAGACCAGCGAAAAAGACCTGTCGGCCCTGGAGGTGATGGACGCCTACCACACGCTCTGGAGAATTGAAGACAGCTTCCGGGTAATGAAGAGCACGCTTGAGGTAAGGCCGGTCTTCCACTGGACGCCGAAAAGGATCAGGGGCCATTTCATGGTATGCTTCCTTTCATTTCTGATGGAACGTAAGCTGGAGGCGCTGCTCCGTGACGAAAAGGAGAAGGGATTACAAGTTTCACCCGGTAGAATCCAGGAAGCCTTGAATACCATGCAACTGGCGGCAGTGACCCTCGGTGGAGAAGAGGTCTACATCAAGGCAAAAAACCACCCTCTCGGAAATCAGATTTTCAAAAAGCTTAAATTGAAGCTTCCCAAGAACATCAGCACCAAGGAGGAAATCGAAAGCTGTTTCCAAATCAAGAAAAAGGAATCCTGGGGACAACTTTGCCTTTTTTCAAATTAAGAATGGCTTAAGATCAGGGGTTTTAGAACCCCAACTGTCAAAGTCGGGAGCGGAATACCGGGGCGCGGGGGCTGCGGGCAATTCTTGAAGATTTAATGCTCGAAGTGATGTATGACATTCCCTCGCGGGGGGATGTGACGAAATGCGTCATCACGAAAGAGGTTATTGCACAAAAGGAAGAGCCGATCCTGGTCACGGTGGACAGGAAGAAAAAGAAGGAAGAAACAGCTTAACGGCAAAGCATCTTTAACGGAACGGAAGGGGCTACCCCAGAGTGATTTGGGGCAGCCCCGTTTATTGTTAGTTGCCCGGTTCTCCTGATTGCATCGCTTTGCCGGAAGGCTCCGACGGAGCAAAGGCCGGGCAAGGGGGCGGGTTTAACGGGGGTTTAAAACCGCGGTTCCTGGTAATAATTAAGGGTAAAAGAGAAAAAATTCTCAGATAAGGAGCCGTGGTTGCTTTGAATGGTCACGCAGGAAGCATGGGCTGGAACAGCCTCTTGGGGCTAATTCAAATATTTTTTGTGATTGTGATCGGCCTTTATTTTTGGAATCTGCTCCGGAGCCAGCATGGAGCGCGCCTGGCGGTGGACCGCGAGGCGAAAAAAGAGTTGGAGAAAATCCAGCGCCTCCGGGGGATTTCCCTCGCCGAACCCCTTTCCGAGCGAACCCGCCCGCGGCGTTTTGAAGAAATTGTCGGCCAGGAAGACGGGCTTAAAGCGCTGAGGGCGGCTTTGTGCGGCCCCAACCCCCAGCACGTTTTAATTTACGGCCCCCCGGGTGTCGGAAAAACGGCGGCGGCCCGCCTCGTGCTCGAAGAAGCCAAGCAAAATCCTCTTTCCCCTTTCGGGTCGCATGCAAAGTTTATCGAGCTCGATGCAACCACCGCGCGCTTTGATGAGCGGGGGATCGCAGACCCCCTGATCGGGTCCGTTCACGATCCAATTTATCAAGGGGCGGGTCCCCTGGGAATGGCCGGGATTCCCCAGCCTAAGCCGGGCGCCGTTACAAGGGCTCATGGAGGCGTCCTCTTTCTTGATGAAATCGGGGAACTCCACCCTACCCAGTTAAATAAGCTTTTAAAAGTGCTGGAGGATCGAAAGGTTTTCTTTGAAAGCGCATATTATAATTCTGAGGATGCGAATATTCCGGCTCACATTCATGACATTTTCCAGAACGGATTACCCGCGGATTTCCGTCTGATCGGAGCGACAACCCGTCTCCCCGAAGAGATTTCACCTGCCATCCGCTCGCGCTGTGTCGAGATCTTTTTCCGGTTGCTCCTGCCGGCAGAAATCAGGATCATCGCGCAAAACGCGGCGGCAAAAATCGGTTACGATTTTGGAGCGGGAGCACTGGATGTTGTTGAGAAATACGCCACTAACGGAAGAGAGGCTGTAAATATTGTTCAAATTGCGGCAGGTCTCGCCCAGGGCAGGGAGGCCCGGGAGATCCAGGCGGCAGATGTGGAATGGGTGGTCAACAGTGCCCAGTATTCTCCCCGTCCGGAGCGAAAAGTCCCCTCCGAACCGGCGGTCGGTCTGGTGAACGGCCTTGCGGTAAGCGGGCCGAACCTCGGCACACTTTTAGAAATCGAGGCCTGTGTCATTCCTACCGGCTCCGAAAGGGGACAGGTAATCGTCACGGGAGTCGTCGAAGAAGAAGAGCTGGGGGGGATCTCGGGTAGGCGGGTAAGGCGTAAAAGTATGATCAAAGGCTCCGTGGAAAACGTCCTCACCGTCATCCGGCGTCAGCTTGAAGTTGATCCCAGGAACTACGACATTCATATTAACTTCCCGGGCGCCGTTCCTACCGATGGCCCTTCGGCTGGGGTGGCGATTGCCGTTGCTGTTTATTCCGCCTTGACGGAACAGCCTGTTGACAACACTGTCGCCCTTACAGGAGAGCTTTCTTTGCGCGGTGAAGTAAAGCCGGTAGGGGGAATCGTTGCAAAGGTTGATGCGGCAAGGCGCGCCGGGGCAAAACGCGTTCTCATCCCCCAGGAAAACTGGCAGGAAATCTTCCGGGAACTTTCCCTTGAGGTGATC
This region of Bacillota bacterium genomic DNA includes:
- a CDS encoding IS1634 family transposase, encoding TRRRSPDNNLAKRSAYFRRSKELKNTHTQEATWELDEKKIAQDARFDGYYGIQTSEKDLSALEVMDAYHTLWRIEDSFRVMKSTLEVRPVFHWTPKRIRGHFMVCFLSFLMERKLEALLRDEKEKGLQVSPGRIQEALNTMQLAAVTLGGEEVYIKAKNHPLGNQIFKKLKLKLPKNISTKEEIESCFQIKKKESWGQLCLFSN
- the lonB gene encoding ATP-dependent protease LonB, translated to MGWNSLLGLIQIFFVIVIGLYFWNLLRSQHGARLAVDREAKKELEKIQRLRGISLAEPLSERTRPRRFEEIVGQEDGLKALRAALCGPNPQHVLIYGPPGVGKTAAARLVLEEAKQNPLSPFGSHAKFIELDATTARFDERGIADPLIGSVHDPIYQGAGPLGMAGIPQPKPGAVTRAHGGVLFLDEIGELHPTQLNKLLKVLEDRKVFFESAYYNSEDANIPAHIHDIFQNGLPADFRLIGATTRLPEEISPAIRSRCVEIFFRLLLPAEIRIIAQNAAAKIGYDFGAGALDVVEKYATNGREAVNIVQIAAGLAQGREAREIQAADVEWVVNSAQYSPRPERKVPSEPAVGLVNGLAVSGPNLGTLLEIEACVIPTGSERGQVIVTGVVEEEELGGISGRRVRRKSMIKGSVENVLTVIRRQLEVDPRNYDIHINFPGAVPTDGPSAGVAIAVAVYSALTEQPVDNTVALTGELSLRGEVKPVGGIVAKVDAARRAGAKRVLIPQENWQEIFRELSLEVIPVRQIREVLKLAILPDSRWKQVTA